The Clostridia bacterium DNA window AACGACACGGATTTCGTTTTTGTCAGCGTCCGGCGGGAGGAACTTGATCTTGCGGTCATCCGGTACCTGCTGTGTGTGGACAGCGCGTGGGAGAGAATTATGGACGATGAGGCCCACATTACCCACGGCCCGAGCACGGTAGTAGTCTATCGTTTCAGCCGTGGCATAGCCTTCTTCGGTTCCTATGTAGCTTGCCATCGGGGGCATGACAATCCTGTTCTTGAGCCTAAGTCCGCGTATGTTTATTGGCGAAAGCAGGCCTAACACGAGTCTGCATCCAACCTCCTTATCTGCACGAAGAAGTGTCCAATCATAGTGTACAACTCTTCTGATGCAGGAAGAGAGGACACTGGAGAGAAGTAGTATAATCCCTGATACTCTGCTAATCGTAATAGAGCCGGCATGAATCAGCTGGACGCAAGTCCGCGGAACGGGGAGCGATGTATATGCTTGTTCAATGCACAAAAGGCCTGCTGGGCAAGATGGGAATTAGCCCAGGCGAGCTGAAATCGCCTGAAGGTTATGAACAGCTGCCGCACGCCCTGATGGCCTGGCACGCCAACCTAGTCAGTATGGACAGGAGAAAAGCCATCGTCTTGATGAACAACGCAACGAGATATCCCGTGGTCATATACAGGCCGAAACCAAAGGACTTTGCCAGAATGAAAGACCTCGTTCGGGAGGCCATTGTTGTGGCATTGCGTATGGAAGGCGTCTGCGAGACCGTTATTGATAGGTATATGGCGGATGCCGGAGAGATCGAGTTTTCGGAAACGGCAAATAGAAGCATGGTTGCTAGACTAAACCATGCTGCAAATGAAGTTGGCTTCATGCAGGATTATCTGGATGAAAGCACACTGATTCAGAGATACATAAGCACTTCGGCGGGAAGACTCCGCCAAAGCTTGCCGGGGAACGAGTACTTCGCTCCAAGTGCCCTAATGCTCAAGCACCTTGGCAACTACTGTGACAAAGGCGAGAACGGAATCTGCCAATCGGTTCTGGACATAGAGCTGTATCAACTGAAGATACAGATCGAAATTGAAGGATTTGATATATGGAGAAGAGTCTTGGCGCCGTCGGTCTTCTCCTTTAGGCATCTGCACAATGTCATTCAGACAGTGTTTGATTGGCAGAACTATCACTTGCACATGTTTGAAGCCAAAAGGACGGATTCGAAGACAAAGCAGATCATGATGGATGACGATCCTGAAGCATTGGAATGCCTGGACCTTGACTCTTGCGACGTTCTGCAGGAACGGTTCACTGCGCTCAAAGACATTTTCCCGGACCATGAGGAAGTCACCTACGAGTATGACTTTGGCGATTCGTGGAAGCATACGATAACACTCGAAAAGACAGCGCGTTCCAACGCACTTAGGGCAACCTACCTGG harbors:
- a CDS encoding plasmid pRiA4b ORF-3 family protein, with product MLVQCTKGLLGKMGISPGELKSPEGYEQLPHALMAWHANLVSMDRRKAIVLMNNATRYPVVIYRPKPKDFARMKDLVREAIVVALRMEGVCETVIDRYMADAGEIEFSETANRSMVARLNHAANEVGFMQDYLDESTLIQRYISTSAGRLRQSLPGNEYFAPSALMLKHLGNYCDKGENGICQSVLDIELYQLKIQIEIEGFDIWRRVLAPSVFSFRHLHNVIQTVFDWQNYHLHMFEAKRTDSKTKQIMMDDDPEALECLDLDSCDVLQERFTALKDIFPDHEEVTYEYDFGDSWKHTITLEKTARSNALRATYLDGRGERPPEDVGGPWSYVEFMRIMADNTDPEHEDTKMWAKGQSERKHSPEEINRRLRHSMSTGECSPSWQ